From Desmodus rotundus isolate HL8 chromosome 10, HLdesRot8A.1, whole genome shotgun sequence, one genomic window encodes:
- the LOC128779388 gene encoding olfactory receptor 2V1, producing the protein MKDHPPVCSTANVVELWMTVNNRAMGMWLNESSTDDFILLGIFSHSPADLALFSVVMVGFSVALCGNVLLLILIGIDPRLHTPMYFFLSQLSLMDLMFVCTSVPKMVASFLSGRKTISFVGCGIQVGLFVSLVGSEGLLLGLMAYDRYVAISHPLHYSTRMNHRVCLQIAGSSWAFGMTDGFMQMVVVMTFPYCGSRVVDHFFCEVPALLKLACVDTSLFETLLFACCVFMLLLPFSIIVASYVRILGTVLHMRSARAGKRALATCSSQLTAVSLFYGAAMFIYLRPGRYRIPSHDKVVSIFYTVFTPMLNPLIYSLRNRDMMGALKKGLDFCRGGSQH; encoded by the exons ATGAAAGACCATCCACCTGTATGTTCCACAGCAAATGTTGTTGAGCTCTG GATGACTGTGAACAacagagccatggggatgtggtTGAATGAGTCATCCACAGATGACTTCATCCTCCTGGGCATCTTCTCCCACAGCCCAGCTGACCTTGCTCTCTTCTCCGTGGTCATGGTGGGGTTCTCAGTGGCCCTGTGTGGAAAcgtcctcctcctcatcctcatcgGCATAGACCCTCGACtgcacacacccatgtacttcttcctcagtcAGCTCTCCCTCATGGATCTCATGTTTGTCTGTACCAGTGTGCCAAAGATGGTGGCCAGCTTCCTGTCTGGCAGGAAGACCATCTCCTTTGTGGGCTGTGGCATACAAGTCGGCCTTTTTGTCTCTCTCGTTGGATCAGAGGGGCTTTTGTTGGGGCTCATGGCTTATGACCGTTACGTGGCCATTAGCCACCCACTGCACTATTCCACCCGCATGAATCACAGGGTCTGTCTCCAGATTGCTGGTAGTTCCTGGGCCTTTGGTATGACAGATGGTTTCATGCAGATGGTGGTAGTGATGACCTTCCCCTACTGTGGCTCAAGGGTTGTGGACCATTTCTTTTGTGAGGTGCCAGCTTTATTGAAGCTGGCCTGTGTAGACACAAGCCTTTTTGAAACCCTGCTCTTTGCTTGCTGTGTGTTCATgctgctccttcccttctccatcaTCGTGGCCTCCTACGTTCGCATCCTGGGGACTGTGCTCCATATGCGCTCTGCTCGGGCTGGTAAAAGGGCCCTGGCCACCTGTTCCTCCCAATTGACAGCTGTCTCCCTCTTCTATGGGGCAGCCATGTTCATCTACCTGAGGCCTGGGCGTTACCGGATCCCCAGTCATGACAAGGTGGTCTCTATCTTCTACACCGTCTTTACCCCTATGCTGAACCCCCTCATTTATAGCTTAAGGAACCGGGATATGATGGGGGCCCTGAAGAAGGGGCTAGACTTTTGCAGGGGTGGCAGCCAACACTGA